CGACGAGTTCTCCCTGCTGGATCAGTTCTCTGTTCGCAATCTCCCTGTCGTCCGTTTTGCGTACGAttgtttctgcttccaaCAACCCATCCTCCTGAAGGACCAATTCCCCCCAAGAAGGTTTGAGGTCGTCGCATCCCTGTTTCCGATTTTCGTGGCGGATGACAATGCCGCCAATTCAAGGAAACCCCCCCAGAACAATCCGAGAGTGACTCCCGGCTAACCGTGTCGAACAGCAGAAAAACCAATTTCCGATCCCTTGACCACACCGGGCACTGACCCCCTGTCGCACACATCCAAAACCACCTCTGACTACAATCGTGTGTGACCCAAAttttgcgttttcgtctccgctgtctctcgaaTTTCGTTCCCTTCCGCGACTGCTGTACccactttctcctcttttcctgaAGACAGCTTAACCAAATAAGTACGATAGACATTTCGCGTTCTCCATTTACACAGATTTCCATGCAAACAATCTCAAATACTAATGTAAGCAAAGGCACCTTGAAGTGCGGAGCTGATTCTTAAAAAGAGCAGGTTCATGTCGGGTCTTCACGCTGGATAATTCGGGGCTGATTCATAGTTTCTTGCGTATCACAGCGATAGTTTAGTTTGTCCTTGCGGTCAGGAGTTTTGAATCAAGCCGGTCGTGGATGTAATATAAGGAGTGGTCTCAGGGAAGTTGGTATCGTACATTTATAGCCTAGTAGTTGAGTATCAACTTAGATGGACAGATGCCTTGAACCACCtaaagaaaaggaaacgttAACCGCTCTTTAGAAACAACAACAGTTACCGTCACTGTATATGAATGCTAAATCTAAATATGGATGCTTGTTGCAACGCATACAaccagcgagagaaaacagaggcacACACAGGTTATTACTGGCAGCTTTTCTTTCGCCGAGAAGACGCTCCGGAGCACCGCCTACAAATGAAACTCGTTGTCTATCAATGAAATATAATTATCTCATATCATCGACTAGACCTGATACTGAAGGTGGAAGAAAGACTCCATTCTTCAGCAACATAGGTTTGTCGTTTGATGATAAGGACCTAAACGTTCCCGTTTTTTCCAGTCATTTTGGAAACCAAGACATAACCGTCCAAGTGAACGGGTGGGAGTCTCGCTATTTGCTTCTTTTAATTTTTCTGCGTGGAACCCGTCCGTCGGTTCCACCAGTTCTGCCTCTTTCGCATTTTCCGGATAAAAAAGTGAGTTTTTAAAAATATCTTTCAGGCTCTCCTCTTGCTCGGTTTGTCATTTGCAATTGGCTTCGTTCTCAACGAAGCGGTTGCCTGGTATATCGCATCACAATCTGGGTTCCCACTATGGAAATCGAACGACCTACCACACATGAAATTTGGATCCATGAGTTACCAGTAAAGGTGTGTTTAAACAAAACATTTTCTACACTGATGCGCATCGCAGCTGGTTGTTTTATGACGTGGTTGCAAAGATGTGGAaagcatgcatgtatatagCCTAGGTGCTCGCTGTTAATAAATTCCACTTCGGTGAGTTGTCCCTTCGATAGAATAGTTCCCGGTGCGGGCGGTGTTTTTCAGGGTTCCATGCACGCAGAAACCTTTTCgatttctctccgttccggTGCTACGGAGCGAAGCCGCGTCTTCCGTACTTTCTCGGAGTCCAGTGACGTTCTTGTGAAGGGCCCCTCCACCGCATCCGCAAGACTGTCGTGTCTCCTCCACCCCCCTTTGTCTCACGAGCAGTGCGTGCTGCTGCTTGCAGTTACCTTCGACTGGAGTGGCAGGAATAGTACAGActgaaaggaaagaacgacgTTCTCGATCGTCTGTTTTCATTTGAGGCGGCGCACAGGCTTtctggaaaagaagcgacgcaaaacggcgaagacagagggcCTGCTGCCTTTTTTTGCAGGGACAACGAAATTCACACGGTTGAGAGCGCGAAAAAGCTACGACAGGGGTTTAATAGACCCTTTTCCACTTTGTTCGAGTCGCATGCTCGTGAACAAGCTACGCGTTttgagtttctctctccttgtttgCCACCAAAGTCCCGTggtgtctccctcttgtcTCGCTTGCCCCAAAACTGGCTGCTGTCTTGAGCTGTCGAATCTCACACCTTTGTGAATGTTTGCCGGAAGAACGTTTCCTCAATCGCGCTTCCGAGTGTTTTTCCCTTCGCACATCCTTATTTTTCTCTCATGTTAGTTTGTGTGCCTCTAGAAAGTTCACAGCATCTCTCGCTTGACAGCAtagtgtacatacacctcaaTTTTTAACTGTCGCTGTTTGTAGTGGTTCTTTGCCCAGCTCATCCGTTCCGCCATTTCACTTGTATTTCTCGCCGCGCGTTCAGTTCGTCTAACTTCATTTCCCCCCTCTTTCACCGCTCTCGATCTTCCCTCTTTCGGTTcggtcgtcttcttcctgctggCTTTTCGGAGTTCAAGCCGCCTCCACCGCAGGTCCGCCGCCCTCCACTGCCAGGGTCCGGCctgtttcccctctctctacGCGAGTTTCTTTCAGTGTTGAAAATGGAGCCGCGCGCTCCTCCCCGactgtctgtctcgtcgcCCCGACGTGAGTCCGGGGCAACTGTGCCGTCTCACTCCCCGTCAACGCTTCTGTCTTGTGCGAGTTCCGAGACTGCGactgagaagagacgcaggtgGACCGGCGTCCTCTCCGTGTTTGGAGGCGTCCTCGTACACGTCTGTCTCGGCACCGTGTACACCTGGGGCACACTTGCGGTGTACGTGGTCAGTTACATGCGCCTTTTACAAATTCAGAGCCTCCAAGCTACAAGCGACGCGTCGACTCTGCTGGAACGAACCTCGGAGGAAgacggttcttctctctcggtcttcgccttcgcctctgctccCTCCCTCGTGCGTCTCAGCGACTCTGCGTGGGTCCTCGCGAGCCAGTTCGCCGGGATGACCCTTGGCATGCCGCTTGGTGGGATTGCTCAGAAAACTCTGGGGCCTTGTCGGTAcgtacacacagagagagtggCGAGGCGGGAGAGCCTGGCGAGCGTCGATTCGTCCGCGACCCCTCTCTGAAGAGTCAGTTTGCAACTGGGGGATGAGTCAGGTGTACAGTGTGTGATGCGCCTCCGCTAGTTCTTGCGGGAGACACTCCTCGCGCGCCGCTAACCATCACTTTGTCGCCGCAGTGCTCCGTGACAGAGCCACCATACAGTGAGATATGAACACAGTTCGCCCCCGCGCGGAATACGGGTCAGAGGAGAGTGTGGGGCAGCGCCTCTCGGCAGGCTGCAGGCGCgagcaggagaggcagagaggtagccaaaaagagagaagagcgttctgtggagacaaagaggggGAACGCTGGGCAAGAAGGGAAGTCCAGACGGAAGGAGTGTCTCGGTAAAGCTGAAGGAACCTGACAGGGGAACGAGAGTTGATCACCCCGTGGAGTCGAATGGCGGGAGGCAATACGTCACGGGTATTCTAGCGTTCAGTGTCGTTTTCGCTTGACGTGCGTTCCGTTCCTTCGAAactcttttttcgccttctcttcttctcccgctcctGCTgtttgcttcgtcttctgctttcactgtgctctcttctcgggTCCTGCCGTCTCTGCTCAAAGGTCCCATTTTGCCTTATCTttgccgtctcttctctcctctctcccccggTTGTCTGCCTCCGTTTTGCGCGgttgtctccttccactGAGTCGGCGCGCTGGCCATTCACCGTCCTGTTTCGCCTCGCGTCGCGGCCGGTAAACCCTCGGGTGTAGAGACACGCCGTCGCGCAAAGGCCTTTCCACCTTGAAATCGCCCTTCAGCTGTTTCCTCCCGTTCCAATTAGGCGAGTTCGCAGGAGCGCCCAAGCGGCTGGTGCGGTCCGTTAAAAGCAGCTGACTGGCTTCGCGTGAAGTCCCGGGACTTCTTCAGAGCCGCTTCCGTTTCTCACGCTTTCTTCGAGAGTTGCCTTTTTCATGTtgaatgtgtgtgtgtgtgtctacAGAACAGTTATTCTCGGAGGCGCGCTGATGAGTTTGGCTGTTGGCATGGCGCCCGTTTTACTGCATTCCTATGCGCTCTTCGTCACGGTCTTCGGGGTGATTCAAGGAGTGGGCCTCGGTCTCGCATACACCGCGCCGCTGCTCTGTGGACTCGCTTGGTTCCCCGAAAAAAAAGGTAGTCAcaagaaacgagggaaacagagacaaggtCGCTGTCCGTcaaacaggaaaaaaacagacaaagcCGTGTTTCTTCACAGCGAACGAGTAAGACCACAAAGGTCAGCACGCGCGTTCCCcgcagtctctctctgctcatCCTTTTTCCCTTCGACGTCTCGGCCCTGACCTTGTCCTTCTGTTCTTTTGTCCCTGTTCTGCGCTCCACATACACGGTGCCGTTCCTTCATatccctctcctcttccttttccaccTACAACTCTGAATACAGACAAGCATATACATGTCTACACGTTTGAACCaacatatacatctatatctatatctatatatagaaaggtatataggtatatatatatatatatagatagatagatagataaacaTAGAGAACTACATTTAAATGTACACATAGTTGCATATGGAAATACAGAAACACCTCCATCTCTATATGTGAGTGTATTGTAATGTCTGTATGTTTCAGGAATTGTGAGTGGCGCAATCACGGCAGGATTTGGAACAGGCGCACTTTTGTTTTCGCCTTTACAAGCTGCATTTTTGAATCCTCTAAGCATCGCCCCCTCTCAGGCTCCGTACGCGTCTCACCCCGCAGAGCTGTACTACGACGTCTCTGACTCTGATCAACTTGAAATCCTTTTGCGAGTTCCGCGTCTCTTTCGActtctcgccgtctgctACCTCCTCCTCGTGTCCGCCGGTGCGGCGCTCCTTCGCGTACCCGCCGCTTCACCGGGTGTCCGTACACCCGGCGCGTCGGCTTGCGTCTTCGACGAGGAAGCCGCGTTAGTCAAGAGCCTAGAACGGGAAGAAGtgcgagacgaaacgcgagaagaagcgcgcgcGACTGTGTCTGTCAGGACGGCGCTCGGGTCTTGGACTTTCTGGAGTCTGTGgactctctttttcctgaaCGGCCTAGCAATTTGCTTCACCGCCTCCTTTTGGCGCCTCCTTGCGGTGGACCGAAACACACGAGCGTACATCCTCACTGAGACGCAACTCGCTCTCGTCGGCGCAGCAgccagcgcatgcaacgccgTCGGCAGGCTCGCCTGGGGACACCTCGCCGACAAACGAGGCTTCCAAACTTCTCTCGTGAGTGGACGATAACTCTCCGACCGTCGCGTAGGATATGAGGGGCCGAAGCGAGCGAAGGATGCGGGGACgcaaacggagaggagagagcaacacgcagaggaacaggagaaTCGAAACAACTCGGCTCGGCGGTCGGCACACTAAAGATCGACTACACCTTGAGATGACGCTAGACCCGCAACGAGAACCGACGCAGTAAACGAACGGGCGAGTGCGATGCATTGACAGAAAtgggaaggagaagagggtcGACGAGGTTCGAGTCTTGACCAGGAGAAGAGTGGTTTGAAATTCACCTCCCGTGACTGCGCTCGAAGCTGTTTGTCCATAGAGCTGTTTGTGCCGGCCACTGTCGCCGTATTGAATTGGCTTGCTCTTCTTGCAGCCGGTTCTTGGGTCGAGGGAAACCTCCCGCCCATATTCCTCGGCAGGCCTCAACTGGTTCGTCATACGCCCCAGCGTCGCGCCGCGACTTTCACCGGGTTTCTGACACACGGAAGTGACAAAGGTGAATCCGTGCTGCTGCGACCTTTTTGTGAAGAGCCCCAAGTTTGcgttcccctctttcttGAATCCTGtgcgtgtctctgcatgccgaCTCTTTGTTGTGTTTGTCGCAGATGGGTCTTAGCGCGCTGTGGagtctcttgctcttcttcctcccgaACGCTGCACCGAAAGGAGGCTTGTGTTACGCGTTGGCGGTTTCGGGGAGtttcttttgtctcgggGGAAACTTCTCGGTTTTCCCTTCGGCGGTTGCCTCGGTCTTCGGTCCAGATGCGATCGGTGAGGAAAGGCCGTCTTTCGCACTTTTCAGGAAATGCGAGAGAAACCAACGAAACTTGGGGGATGGACTCTCTTCTCACTCGCATCAGTGGCGAGGGGAGACGTGAGCTCAGTCCCGAGATTACACTGGAACAGAGGCCTCACATGTCGCGAGTTGAAAGCAAGGCTTTTATGCATGCAAGCATTCGCTTCCCAGACGCGGGGATTGCAAGGCCTTGTCACTTCAGAACTCCCCTTTCTCGTCCCCCTTCCCGTTCTTTTCGGGAGGTTCCTGCGGCTACGCAGAGGGGGGAGGGATGAAGTTTGGTTTCTCTTTCCTACCTCGTTGTGTCTGGTGTCTATAAAGAGGGATCAGGTCCTCACTTGAAACGCTTAACGGGCTGCCATATACGCGTGGACCTTTGGTGGACAGGAAAAGCAGTGAGCAGTGGTTGGACGAGaacttcctcgtttcttATTTGCCCGCGTGTCTCTGGTGTTTCCTGTGCTTCTCACGTTACCAAGGACGCAATCATCcccacacagagaggagtCGGTGGAACGAGGGAATCTGAAAAGCAGGACTCGACATGGAGGGTGAGGACTTTATCGAGTCCGTTGCCCCCATAATTTCCGTCATCTTCCTCCGTGTTCCATCTCAAGGGTCTACTGGTCGTTTCCGCGCGCCCAGTGGcgcagtgtctctgttctgtctccgaagGTGTTTCTGTCATTTCGTCAAGGTGGCCGCGAAACTCAGTAACGGTGAAACGTTTGTGAATAGTTGTGGTTTCCCGAATGATGCGTCGATGCCTGCTACATTTGGTTCAAAGTTTACGCTGGAGAcgttctctcttgtttttcaggTCACCTCTACGGTTTTATCTTCGGCTCCCAgctcgcttcgtctctcggcttcgcttACCTCACTCAGCGAGTGGCGCAGTAAGTTCCcctccttcgtttccgtgATGTATTCTGCCGAAGTTCAGAAACAATCCCTTTCCAGGAATGTCACTTTCTCTGTTATCACGGCGCGAAAAAAAATCGGGCATGCATGCGACGGAGGACGCATTACCACGTACCCCGTTATCTTTCGCTGGCGTTTGTTTCTTCATTCTAAGTCACAGGCCTTCCCTCCTCAcgctcttctgctgctgcgacctctcttcttccctagCTGCCTTTGTGTGTTGTCGTTGCCGCCGGACAACTCTGTGGAGAAAGAGTCGCATCTGTATGAGTGCCGACGCAAGCTCGAGATGTTCCGTGTGACCAGCAGTGGGAATGATCTGAGGAAGCTTTACAGTGAAACGGAATTGTTTTTTAGCGTGACCATCGATTTGCCTCTTTGCTGTCAAAAGCCGAAAATGCTTCCACAGGTTGCTTAGTGAGTGCAAGTGGCTTGTGATTCTATTAGATGTACATCTGAAGACAGAGTTCTGCGACTCTGCGTACTCTGGAGGCAGTGTGTTTTACCAGCATGTACACAAGCTATACAAATATCCACTGCTTCagtgttttttcgtttttctcagaACGATCGGCACAGACGGCCTGAGCACGCTCATGGGCCTCTGCACAGCACTAACCGCCATGtccgttttctgccttcctgcCCTTTCTCCGACACCCAGGAAACGACACTCTTTTCAGAAACAGTCATGAGAGGGTGCGAGCATTTGTGTACAGTGTGACTCTGGAGTTAATTTCACCGCATCTAAGAAACGTCCCGCCTTTCAGAAACAATCACGACAAAATGCGAGGATTCATGTATTCAGTTAGCCTGAAGCTGAATACTGTGTAGCCGCGTAGAAAATCTCTCGTTTGTGCATCGTCGTCCCCGCATTATCGGCATCACGAGAAAAGCCTTTCTTTGGCATTTCTAGTCTTTCAGCCTGCGGTCGGACAGACGAAAGGCGCTGAATCCGCGTTAGTCTACATTGAGCGGTTCAGTAACATCCGGTAGCTAGCTTTGACTTTTCCCGTAGGTGTTGAACATGCAAAAGGGGAAATTTCAAGATCGAACGTAGCTGCAGATGAATCCGAAGTTCCGTATCTCCTGTGACGCTGCAGAACATTTAACTGCTCCTTTCGCAATTCGTTGACTGTGTTCCCCATGGGGTGTCTGTCGTGAAGGAAATGGCAAGCAGATTTCCTTGGGAATCCAACCCAGCGCTCAGTCTTCGGCATATAACCAGCCGACAGTTCACCCCCGCATTTTTTAACTTAGTTTGTATTCGTTTTGGTGTTTTGTACCAGTCCAAAAAGGGAAAACAATTTGAGTTCGAGCGGACTACCTGACGGTTTGGATAGACCGTCTGAAAGCTGCAAGCACCGTCGTGGTGATTGCATTAGAAATCTCGCGTTAGTCCTGGCAGAGTTCGCCATTTTGTATTGTGTGGTTTGAGCCAGCACGCGAAGTCCggaaaaggcgaaagcgACGCCGAAGACAGTcaactcgagagagaactcTCTTGTGGATCAACATGGGGCAGTGATGTAGAAAGAAAGGGGGGGATGTCACAGTGGCTTGAAGGCGTTGATCACAACTGTTGATTTTCCGTGTTCCGATTTAATTCGCGAGTCTGTGTTCCTGTCACGAGGTCGGCGCGCCGCCGACTACACGTTTACCAACTGCAAATCTTTCCTCGTGGTATTCCGTCTTCCGTTGACAGAGACGCGTTTCCGCGACATTGAAACCATGTTATGTACAGTGTACACATCTCCCTGTCCATCAACCTATAAATAACATTCTCCCGGTCTCAgcatttatacatatacagttgtatgtatatatatacatatatatatgtatatatatgcatgtgcacgACCTCGCGTTTCTTGTAGGCGCGTGCAGAGTGAGACAGGGAAGACGTTGGACCTGTTTGTTGTATGTTCTTGCGAGGAACGACATGTATTTGCGCATGTCTGTGTTTCAGGGTCGCtcatttctcttttttctggtcGGCTGTTTCATCTTTCGCTGCGGACTTCTCAAGTTTTCGCGCGCCGAAAAACATTTGTTTCTGTGTCGTTGTTTCCTCAGGATCCAGCGTTACCCTGTCACCTTGTTTTTCCGAACGTGCGTTTCTTGTCGATTTCCGTTTTCCCGCCCCGCTATGTCGACAGCGGAACGAGTTTGCTTGTTTTATCCATGGTGACTGCGAACCGAAAATCAAAGGACTTGGAAAAGAAACAATTCCGTGGCGTCACGCTCGGTCTGCAGCCTCCGCAGAAAAATGGTTGCGGACTCGTCGATCCCGGAAGGGTCACCTATAAGCGCATGCAATTTCAATCAATGAACAACAGAAGCTAGGAGTTTTCTTTGTACTCATTTATATTGGGTTTGGAAGTCGGTTTCCACGAGTTCACGGGATCTCCTTCTTGATACCGTGTATTTGAAGAGCTCATAGTTGTAGACAAGCTGTACGAATATCGCGATTCCTTGGTAGCTTCCTCCCTGGTCTTTGTTTGAACGGAGTTCACTGATAGGATTCCTGTTGGCAGTCATTTGGGAACTAGGTCAACGCCGCATCTTGTCAACCACGTGTAGCTCTTCTTATCGTCTATCGTCCGCGAACTGACACCTGAGAGACGAGTGTGAGAACTTTTTTCAACGGCGATCTTCGATTTTGCTCGCGGTAGCTACGCCTGCACACACGGTAGAACTACTCAAATGCTAGGCAAAGATCTGAAAGTTGATGCTTGAATTCCTTAATACTTGGAACAATTTTTTAGTTTGAATCATAGTGTGTGCGCCGCCGAATAAGGCTATACCCGGCGAACCAGGACCTTCAGGATCTATACCGGAAAAGCGTCAGACCGAACCTGCGATACATTAATGTGGGAGCACTTGAGCTGAGGCACTCTCGGCTTTTACAACGGTGAGCTTGTCTGACTCACAAAACAGAACGAGGCCGGCCCAGTCACTCTGCAGCTCATTGCTGAAGTCATATATTCAGTATCGCATGCATATCGATGTGCCTGTTTAGTGGGGTTAAGGCTTAGCATACACTCCCCAAAATAAAACGTACCAGCGGCAGTCTCACCACAccaaagagaaacgcaaaacgAACTGTTGTCACGTTTCTACAACGTTGGCGAGGGCCGCCTCCGTGGATAACAACAACAGATGATACCGGATTTTCTAGTTCTCAGGGTGCAACGGCATCTCCACCTTGGCTCAAACTCCCTTGTTATTGAACAAGGTTAAGCTACGGACGGAAGATACAAGCCGATGTGTGGAGCTCCGGATGACGCGAAATGAACCCTCTTACTCGTGGTGTGGATATGGCTGAAAAGGAAGTAGTAGATTGTCGAAAGCGTGGACTATTCTACGGGTAGGGCGGCTGTCTTATTCGCTGCAGTGATAGGCGCGGTCGCTGAACGGACATACGTGGTGGAGATGTTGTCGCGGAAAGAATCGAGAGGCGGAAGTCTTGCTTTCCTGGAGGAAGCTGACGTGTCAGCAGGACTCCTGAGTCACAAGGAAATTCCGGAACTCTGAAAAAATGGCATCGCTTTGAGCGAAGTTCCAGAATTTCGCAGTCGTGTACCCATACCCGTTCTACAAGGGTCACCGGGCTACACGACAGCGCACAAGCGTCCCAGTTTCTGTTGTAGCTGGACGAAAAACGACGACGCATCCCTATGCTGGCACAGTGGACGCATCCCCCGGCAATCCCTAAGAAATCCCTGTTTGCTGCAAATATTTAGAAAAACGACTCTCTTTAAAAGTCAGGCATCAGTGATGAGTTGCCACTCGGGGACTCACAACTTCAGTCTCAGGTCGAAATTCGACATATCTAGGGCTCGTCGGAAATCCCAACATTCCACCGGCTTTACATTCTTTctgaaaaaggcgagaaaatgTTTCGGAGACTTTCCCTTTCTTCAGCCTTTTCAGCCTCGCTCGCGGTCGACTCCACGCTGTCCGCTGCGACATTAAATTGCGACGACCCTTTCCTTCCGTGAATTGGCTGTCTTCACGCCATtccttttgtgtctcttccgcctAGAAGCACGGTGCACCGCCCCCTGGCCGTTCCACAGACGCACCAAATCTCTCAACGCATCTGccaagtctctctctgtcttgaaGGCGAATTCTGCTTCAACCGTGGCAGCGCTGGCTCCAGCTGCCTGTTCCGCACTGCTCACCAGCAGCccctccgtcgcttctgaCGCATGCGCCTGTCCGCTGAACTGGCTGGCTCTCTCCACCTCAGTTTCTCGacactcttctcttcccttcgcaTCTTCGCATCTGCGTTctgtcgcgcgtctccgAGTTCCTTCCTCATTCTCTCCTTCAGtggcgtcgccttctctgcctggTCGTCGACATCGAGCTACACCACTGTGAGCGAGGGGACTCACGTTCAGGTTTGCAGTGACAGGATCGAACGCCAGAAAGAGCGCCAcaactgcagagacagctcgCGAGTCCCGGCCcagcagcagctgtctcGCCGCGCGTTCCTCGTCCGGAGACAAACGTCCGGAAGAAGACCTCTTCTCTGGAGCAAGCaactcttctcgcttctcctgaCACTCCAACGGAGGCGGCCCACAGGCGAGAGCGTGCAGCCGAGAGGGAGACGTCGACGTGACGACACAGttcgaagaaggaaaataggaagaagatgaacaggaagaccgagaaacagaagaggaagagaaagaagaagtagcggaagaaaacgaagaacggGTAGAGGAAGGAGGTGAAGAGGAATGGTAGTGAAAACAAGATGAAGGGAATTCCCTGAGTTGCCTTAGTCGACCAAGGAAGAACGCCAAGTCTGCAGGGGTCGGCGACCCTGTaaagcgggagaaaggaaagacggACGCATTCGTTAGAGTGTTCATTTCTCGACGATTTAGTTCCCCGCTCCTGTTCACCTTGCTGTTGACTACAATTAGGACTTCGTAAAGCAACGTTGCGCATGCGCAAGCGATGATTCGTGGCTCAAGAAGGCTTCTGGCATCTCAGCCGTTGCCATCAAGCTTTCGCCGCATGCAATTAGCAATGAACGAGCACACGTTTGAGTACAACCGCGACAGTAGGTGACGCCGAAATCGACCAACTGAAACCAGTCCGTCTTGGTCCACGTCTTTGCCCGCACTGCTTCTTTTAACACGGATTTCTTTCGGAAAGCAACTGACCAGAGAGAGTCTGCGTCGAcagacggaaaagagaggtCCTGTCCATCTCGCATGCGTCCGCCTTGTTCGTGTGCATCTCTGGCAGGACGCTGCAGAGATGTGTCTCATCGCTGCGTTCTTCGCCGcactcttcctttctgcggCTGCCGGAGAAAGACGCCGAGACGCTACCTGAGAGGGTTCCCAGGGGAAACGTACACCTCAAGCTGCTTTTTTTGTCGTCACTCGACTCCTCCTCCGCGGCTCTCAAAGCCTCGCCAGACTCGCCGGACTCGCGCGTCTCCAAACGCGCCTTCACGGCTTCCTTCTGATCCAGTTTCCTCTCAGGCATCTCTGCCGCACAAACTGGTCCGCTTCCGGTTTGTACAGCCAACTCGAcatttcctcctctcttctccgacaTTTCTGTTGCTGTTACTCGTGTTTTCTGCTGCCCCTCGTACGCAccctcgggtgtctctgcagccaCCACGGTGGCCTGGGCAGTGTCATCCCGACGGCGGCTCGACGGCGAAGGAACAGAATCTTCGTTTTGCGTCCTGGAGTTCGCGGAAGCGACACGAGGCGCCCATGAAGCTtcagaaggaggaggaaaggaaggagaaaacgacgaagacaccaacgcaggagaggcgacggagacccCATAGAGCGCCGTAACTCGGGCGTCGAAGCAACGGCCCATGGTCGCGGCCACATCGTTCAGAAACAGACCCGCGAGGTGCTGGTGAAGCGAGCTGTTGaactgaaaaggaaaggaggagaggtGGAAGGATTCACGCAGCATATAGAGAGGCGGGGAGGACGGGCAGCGAAACAGACGATCcaaacgagaaaacgaggcaaGGACATTTTTAAACTCACAGAGACGCAACTGGGAGTATGTGTGAATACACGATTGTCTGTGCAAAGACGCTTGCACGGGACCGGCAACATGTGCGGAGGATGCTGAAGATGCAGCACCCCCTTGGTGACCCGTATAGAGAGCTGACCTCGAACTCG
This Toxoplasma gondii ME49 chromosome VIII, whole genome shotgun sequence DNA region includes the following protein-coding sequences:
- a CDS encoding transporter, major facilitator family protein (encoded by transcript TGME49_233540~Predicted trans-membrane domain (TMHMM2.0):48-71:125-145:156-179:183-206:212-235:348-371:390-413:416-436:442-462:476-499:511-534) — encoded protein: MEPRAPPRLSVSSPRRESGATVPSHSPSTLLSCASSETATEKRRRWTGVLSVFGGVLVHVCLGTVYTWGTLAVYVVSYMRLLQIQSLQATSDASTLLERTSEEDGSSLSVFAFASAPSLVRLSDSAWVLASQFAGMTLGMPLGGIAQKTLGPCRTVILGGALMSLAVGMAPVLLHSYALFVTVFGVIQGVGLGLAYTAPLLCGLAWFPEKKGIVSGAITAGFGTGALLFSPLQAAFLNPLSIAPSQAPYASHPAELYYDVSDSDQLEILLRVPRLFRLLAVCYLLLVSAGAALLRVPAASPGVRTPGASACVFDEEAALVKSLEREEVRDETREEARATVSVRTALGSWTFWSLWTLFFLNGLAICFTASFWRLLAVDRNTRAYILTETQLALVGAAASACNAVGRLAWGHLADKRGFQTSLMGLSALWSLLLFFLPNAAPKGGLCYALAVSGSFFCLGGNFSVFPSAVASVFGPDAIGHLYGFIFGSQLASSLGFAYLTQRVAQTIGTDGLSTLMGLCTALTAMSVFCLPALSPTPRKRHSFQKQS
- a CDS encoding polyketide cyclase/dehydrase (encoded by transcript TGME49_233550) — its product is MMNGSRAARSAATRKCCRRLPSCPPQRLSWWCRYTTTRWDCGQAAGRRALGTSSRLPGNAVSDAGPSSISTPFEKEIIRSVARRSLLATTERGIFRTLVTGLSSGNSVVPPIQADPSGPLFLPCLALRRAKTHAIGHQFQSFPSCRGIQESPATRVRLSPAREWCAVSGASRHCDTSCASIRKFNSAVTSRCSSPQSVALRPGVLSPTGCSGLPPLWRSFRRAENTVDLATSFPLLSPSRHFWGGLPSPSSLSSLLPDVFPKANQTRAAALQQPRHNSFPGSREGADTVTFDRRSQGGERDWRIFESSDTCGRGHGLNAENSSRSSCLRHSERRLVGVTPEEYFSVVKDVARYHEFVPWCKESRIVEPTLERHDGGESFEAELVVGFGLVSDRYTSRVSSVYPRPGPGASSRSSSPFLVTVAAADSTVFKTLVNCWEFHPLPGAKRACSVDFTIEFEFNSSLHQHLAGLFLNDVAATMGRCFDARVTALYGVSVASPALVSSSFSPSFPPPSEASWAPRVASANSRTQNEDSVPSPSSRRRDDTAQATVVAAETPEGAYEGQQKTRVTATEMSEKRGGNVELAVQTGSGPVCAAEMPERKLDQKEAVKARLETRESGESGEALRAAEEESSDDKKSSLRCTFPLGTLSGSVSASFSGSRRKEECGEERSDETHLCSVLPEMHTNKADACEMDRTSLFRLSTQTLSGSPTPADLAFFLGRLRQLREFPSSCFHYHSSSPPSSTRSSFSSATSSFSSSSVSRSSCSSSSYFPSSNCVVTSTSPSRLHALACGPPPLECQEKREELLAPEKRSSSGRLSPDEERAARQLLLGRDSRAVSAVVALFLAFDPVTANLNVSPLAHSGVARCRRPGREGDATEGENEEGTRRRATERRCEDAKGREECRETEVERASQFSGQAHASEATEGLLVSSAEQAAGASAATVEAEFAFKTERDLADALRDLVRLWNGQGAVHRASRRKRHKRNGVKTANSRKERVVAI